The Pseudomonas iranensis genome includes a window with the following:
- the glgA gene encoding glycogen synthase GlgA yields MISAALDIQGERAHQSLGESSTISVPGSRQINVPGTKTLAPVASQNPNKKKVLFVTSEIADLVKTGGLGDVSAALPRAMAHLHDVRVLIPGYPQVVHSENPIHIIGELGGHAALPPCKIGRMDMPDGLVIYVLICPELYEREGGPYGANNGRDWPDNHIRFARLGLAAADIAANLAQIHWRPDLVHAHDWPAGLAPAYMHWRGQRTPTLFTIHNLAYQGVTSLGSCPELGIPTHALQQEGMEFYGKMSFLKAGMAYSSHITTVSATYAQEITTPDFGCGLDGFLAAKTQQGLLSGIPNGIDESWDSATDPHLFAPFAIGDWEGKAINAAHVRELFGLNDSTGPLFAVVSRLVYQKGLDLTEAVSEYIVQNGGQIAIIGRGEPEEEQAMRELALRFPGQIGVRIGFNETDARRMFAGSDFLLMPSRYEPCGLSQMYAQRFGSLPVARNTGGLADTIENGVTGFLFDESTVDSYKEALSRAFKVFAFPELLNAMRCRAMAAPFNWSKAVEPYAELYEQLVAKALGKASHK; encoded by the coding sequence ATGATCAGTGCGGCATTGGATATTCAGGGAGAGCGTGCTCACCAGTCGCTTGGAGAATCGAGCACCATCAGTGTTCCCGGCAGCCGACAGATCAACGTACCCGGCACCAAGACGCTTGCTCCGGTAGCAAGCCAGAATCCCAACAAGAAAAAAGTGTTGTTCGTGACTTCGGAAATCGCCGATCTGGTCAAGACCGGCGGCCTCGGTGACGTCTCCGCCGCCCTGCCCCGGGCCATGGCCCATCTGCACGATGTGCGGGTGCTGATCCCCGGTTATCCGCAAGTGGTGCACAGCGAAAACCCGATTCACATCATCGGCGAGCTGGGTGGCCACGCCGCGCTGCCACCTTGCAAGATCGGGCGCATGGACATGCCCGATGGCCTGGTGATCTACGTGCTGATCTGCCCTGAACTCTACGAGCGTGAGGGTGGCCCTTACGGCGCCAACAACGGTCGCGACTGGCCGGACAACCATATCCGCTTCGCCCGTCTCGGCCTGGCCGCTGCCGACATCGCCGCCAATCTTGCGCAAATCCATTGGCGCCCGGATCTGGTGCACGCCCATGACTGGCCGGCTGGCCTCGCGCCCGCTTACATGCACTGGCGCGGGCAGCGCACGCCAACGCTGTTCACCATTCACAACCTTGCCTATCAAGGCGTGACCAGCCTTGGTTCCTGCCCGGAGCTGGGGATTCCCACCCATGCCCTGCAACAGGAAGGCATGGAGTTCTACGGCAAGATGTCGTTCCTCAAGGCCGGCATGGCCTATTCGAGCCACATCACCACCGTCAGCGCGACGTATGCGCAAGAGATCACCACCCCGGACTTCGGCTGTGGCCTCGACGGTTTCCTTGCCGCCAAGACCCAGCAAGGCCTGCTCAGCGGCATCCCGAACGGCATCGATGAGAGCTGGGATTCGGCGACCGACCCGCACCTGTTTGCCCCGTTCGCCATCGGCGACTGGGAAGGCAAAGCGATCAACGCGGCGCATGTCCGTGAGCTGTTTGGCTTGAACGATTCGACTGGCCCGTTGTTCGCCGTGGTTTCGCGTCTCGTGTATCAGAAAGGTCTCGACCTCACCGAAGCGGTGTCCGAGTACATCGTGCAGAACGGTGGCCAGATCGCGATCATCGGCCGTGGTGAGCCGGAAGAAGAGCAAGCCATGCGTGAACTGGCCCTGCGCTTTCCTGGCCAGATCGGCGTACGCATCGGCTTCAACGAAACCGATGCCCGACGCATGTTCGCCGGCAGCGATTTCCTGCTGATGCCTTCGCGTTACGAGCCTTGCGGCCTGAGCCAGATGTACGCCCAGCGTTTCGGATCGTTGCCGGTCGCGCGCAACACCGGCGGTCTGGCCGACACCATTGAAAACGGCGTCACCGGTTTCCTCTTCGATGAGTCCACCGTTGATAGCTATAAAGAAGCCCTGAGCCGCGCGTTCAAGGTCTTCGCCTTCCCGGAATTGCTCAATGCCATGCGCTGCCGCGCCATGGCTGCACCGTTCAACTGGAGCAAAGCGGTTGAACCCTACGCCGAACTTTACGAACAACTGGTCGCCAAGGCGTTGGGTAAAGCCAGCCACAAATAA
- a CDS encoding malto-oligosyltrehalose synthase, whose protein sequence is MNQQQIQPLRATLRLQFHEGFTLEQAAPLVPYFARLGISHIYASPLLAARAGSMHGYDVVDPTQVNPELGGEPALRRLVSTLREHNMGLILDIVSNHMAVGGNDNPWWLDLLEWGRLSPYGEFFDIQWHSPDPLMEGQLLLPFLGSDYGVALQEGTLKLKFNAQTGTFYVEHYDHHFPICPNNYGELLKSDDTLKSLADRFSTLSYQTDAHSLAMPLKQELRELASDPRVLATIEGNLAQYDSTTEEGFHKLHELLERQSYRLASWRTAADDINWRRFFDINELGGLRVERPAVFEATHGKIFQLVEEGLVDGLRIDHIDGLADPRGYCRKLRRRLDHLAPGRHLPIYVEKILGEGETLRRDWSVDGTTGYEFMNQLSLLQHDPDGEHVLGELWQRRTERPAAFMEEAQLARQQILNGSLASDFESVAQALHQVSRDDLMTRDLTLGAIRRVLHALIVHFPVYRTYISAMGRSEQDEAIFQHAMDGARQTLSEADWPVLDSVASWLGGTPWRRKPRGRSRKILKHACVRFQQLTSPAAAKAVEDTALYRSAVLLSRNDVGYNTEQFSAPVSEFHELNQQRMAEFPDNLLATATHDHKRGEDTRARLAVLSERSHWYADQVELWRALARPVRIEDDAPSAGDELILYQALLGSWPLDLRDDDKAGFAEYAKRIWQWQQKALREAKLQSSWSAPNEAYENAAQAFTEKLLTGEEGELLRAALSKTVNSIAAAGALNGLAQTLLRMTVPGVPDLYQGNEYWDFSLVDPDNRRPVDYAAREQALQASVPGTELLKDWRDGRIKQALISEVLNLRKEHSELFRRGDYQPLEVLGSQAHNVLAFAREHLGVRAIVVVPVRCATLLENSAIPQVDALRWGDTRVVLPSAASDANLKGLFASTVVTQNRELNVSEALGDVPVNLFIQHLTQA, encoded by the coding sequence ATGAATCAACAGCAAATCCAGCCACTGCGCGCCACCTTGCGCCTGCAATTTCATGAAGGTTTTACCCTCGAACAAGCGGCGCCATTGGTGCCGTACTTTGCCCGCCTCGGCATCAGCCATATCTATGCCTCGCCATTGCTGGCGGCGCGCGCCGGTTCCATGCATGGCTACGACGTGGTCGACCCGACCCAGGTCAATCCGGAGCTGGGCGGCGAGCCGGCATTGCGCCGACTGGTCAGCACCTTGCGCGAACACAACATGGGGCTGATCCTCGACATCGTTTCCAACCACATGGCCGTGGGCGGCAACGACAACCCGTGGTGGCTCGACCTGCTGGAATGGGGACGCCTGAGCCCGTACGGCGAGTTCTTCGACATTCAGTGGCACTCGCCGGACCCGTTGATGGAAGGCCAGTTGCTGCTGCCGTTCCTTGGCAGTGATTACGGCGTGGCGTTGCAGGAAGGCACGCTGAAGCTCAAATTCAACGCGCAGACCGGGACTTTTTACGTCGAGCATTACGACCACCACTTCCCGATCTGCCCGAACAACTATGGCGAGCTGCTCAAGTCCGACGACACGCTGAAGTCTCTGGCAGATCGCTTCAGCACACTCAGCTACCAGACCGACGCACATTCGCTGGCGATGCCGCTCAAGCAAGAGTTGCGCGAGCTGGCCAGCGATCCGCGTGTTCTGGCGACTATCGAAGGCAACCTCGCACAGTACGATTCCACCACCGAGGAAGGCTTCCACAAGCTCCACGAGTTACTGGAACGGCAGAGTTATCGCCTGGCCAGTTGGCGCACGGCGGCGGACGACATCAACTGGCGGCGCTTCTTCGACATCAACGAGCTTGGCGGCCTGCGCGTCGAGCGTCCGGCGGTGTTCGAAGCGACCCACGGCAAAATCTTCCAATTGGTCGAAGAAGGTCTGGTCGACGGCTTGCGCATCGACCACATCGACGGCCTCGCCGACCCGCGTGGCTACTGCCGCAAATTGCGCCGTCGCCTTGATCACTTGGCGCCGGGACGTCATCTGCCGATCTATGTCGAGAAGATCCTCGGCGAGGGCGAAACCCTGCGCCGCGACTGGAGCGTCGACGGCACCACCGGCTACGAGTTCATGAATCAGCTGTCGCTGCTGCAACACGACCCGGACGGCGAACATGTACTGGGCGAACTCTGGCAGCGCCGCACCGAGCGCCCGGCTGCGTTCATGGAAGAAGCGCAACTGGCCCGCCAGCAGATCCTCAACGGCTCGCTGGCCAGCGACTTCGAAAGTGTCGCGCAGGCCCTGCATCAAGTTTCGCGTGATGACTTGATGACCCGCGACCTGACCCTGGGCGCGATTCGCCGCGTGCTCCATGCGTTGATCGTGCACTTCCCGGTTTATCGCACTTACATCAGCGCCATGGGCCGGTCCGAGCAGGACGAAGCGATTTTCCAGCACGCCATGGACGGTGCGCGGCAAACCCTCAGCGAAGCCGACTGGCCAGTGCTCGACTCGGTCGCCAGTTGGCTCGGCGGCACGCCGTGGCGCCGCAAGCCACGGGGTCGCTCGCGCAAGATCCTCAAGCATGCCTGCGTGCGTTTCCAGCAACTGACTTCGCCGGCAGCAGCCAAAGCCGTGGAAGATACCGCGCTGTATCGCTCGGCGGTGCTGTTGTCGCGCAATGATGTCGGTTACAACACCGAACAATTCAGTGCGCCGGTCAGCGAGTTCCACGAACTCAATCAACAGCGCATGGCCGAGTTTCCTGACAACCTGCTCGCGACTGCTACCCATGATCATAAGCGCGGCGAAGACACCCGCGCCCGGCTGGCCGTACTCAGCGAGCGCAGCCATTGGTACGCCGATCAGGTCGAATTGTGGCGCGCCCTCGCCCGCCCGGTGCGCATCGAAGATGACGCGCCTTCCGCGGGCGACGAACTTATCCTCTATCAGGCATTGCTCGGCAGTTGGCCGCTGGATCTACGGGACGACGACAAGGCCGGTTTCGCCGAATACGCCAAGCGCATCTGGCAGTGGCAACAGAAAGCCCTGCGCGAAGCCAAGCTGCAAAGCAGCTGGAGCGCGCCGAACGAAGCGTATGAAAACGCAGCACAGGCGTTCACGGAAAAGCTGCTGACCGGTGAAGAAGGCGAGTTGCTGCGTGCGGCGCTGAGCAAGACCGTCAACAGCATCGCCGCTGCCGGCGCGCTCAACGGGCTGGCGCAAACCTTGCTGCGCATGACCGTGCCGGGTGTGCCGGATCTGTACCAGGGCAACGAGTACTGGGACTTCAGTCTGGTCGACCCGGACAACCGCCGCCCGGTGGATTACGCCGCCCGCGAGCAAGCGTTGCAGGCATCCGTGCCGGGTACCGAACTGCTCAAGGACTGGCGTGACGGGCGCATCAAACAGGCGCTGATCAGTGAGGTGTTGAACCTGCGCAAGGAACACAGCGAGCTGTTCCGTCGAGGCGATTACCAGCCATTGGAAGTGCTGGGCAGTCAGGCGCACAACGTCTTGGCATTCGCGCGTGAACATCTGGGCGTGCGGGCGATTGTGGTGGTGCCGGTGCGTTGCGCGACGTTGCTGGAAAACAGTGCCATCCCGCAGGTCGATGCGCTGCGCTGGGGCGATACGCGGGTGGTTTTACCGTCTGCCGCTTCGGATGCAAACCTGAAGGGACTTTTTGCCAGCACCGTAGTCACACAAAACAGGGAGCTGAATGTCAGCGAAGCGCTGGGGGATGTCCCGGTCAATCTCTTTATCCAACACTTAACACAAGCATGA
- a CDS encoding alpha/beta fold hydrolase, giving the protein MSVTLSRWLPGLVLSAALPLMAQAATETAPAEGPAYGPELQGFQYPYTLKHFAFESQGQKLQMGYMDVAANGKANGRTVVLMHGKNFCAATWDSSIKALSDAGYRVIAPDQIGFCTSSKPEHYQYSFQQLATNTQQLLKALGIQKATVLGHSTGGMLATRYALLFPEQVDQLAMVNPIGLEDWKALGVPYRTVDQWYQRELKVTAKGIRDYERTTYYDGRWKPEFDRWVDMLAGLSKGPGKTQVAWNSALIYDMIFTQPVYYEFKDLKMPTLLLIGTSDTTAIGKDLAPPEVKAKIGHYEVLGKQVAKLIPQSTLIEFPGMGHAPQMEEPEKFHQALLGWLGKTPSAP; this is encoded by the coding sequence ATGTCCGTCACGCTTTCCCGCTGGCTGCCCGGCCTCGTCCTCAGCGCTGCCCTGCCATTAATGGCGCAAGCGGCCACTGAAACCGCCCCCGCCGAAGGGCCTGCCTACGGCCCGGAGCTGCAAGGCTTCCAATACCCCTACACGCTTAAACACTTCGCCTTCGAATCCCAGGGTCAGAAGCTGCAAATGGGTTACATGGACGTCGCCGCCAATGGCAAGGCCAACGGCCGCACCGTGGTGCTGATGCACGGCAAGAATTTCTGCGCGGCGACCTGGGACAGTTCGATCAAGGCCTTGAGCGATGCCGGCTACCGCGTGATTGCGCCGGATCAGATCGGCTTCTGCACCTCCAGCAAACCCGAGCACTATCAGTACAGCTTCCAGCAACTGGCGACCAACACCCAGCAATTGCTCAAGGCGTTGGGCATTCAGAAAGCCACTGTGCTCGGCCACTCCACCGGCGGCATGCTCGCCACCCGTTATGCGCTGCTGTTCCCGGAGCAGGTCGATCAATTGGCGATGGTCAACCCGATCGGTCTGGAAGACTGGAAAGCCCTCGGTGTTCCCTATCGCACCGTCGATCAGTGGTATCAGCGTGAGTTGAAGGTCACGGCCAAGGGCATTCGCGACTATGAGCGCACCACTTATTACGACGGCCGCTGGAAGCCCGAATTCGATCGCTGGGTCGACATGCTCGCCGGTCTGAGCAAAGGTCCGGGCAAGACCCAGGTCGCGTGGAACTCGGCGCTGATCTACGACATGATCTTCACCCAGCCGGTGTACTACGAGTTCAAGGACCTGAAGATGCCGACCCTGTTGCTGATCGGCACCTCCGACACCACCGCCATCGGCAAGGACCTCGCACCGCCGGAAGTCAAAGCGAAAATCGGCCACTACGAGGTGCTCGGCAAACAGGTCGCCAAGTTGATTCCGCAGTCGACGCTGATCGAATTCCCGGGCATGGGCCACGCGCCACAAATGGAAGAACCGGAGAAATTCCATCAGGCGTTGCTCGGCTGGCTGGGCAAGACTCCTTCCGCTCCATGA
- the malQ gene encoding 4-alpha-glucanotransferase, translated as MSDAQLEILASRAGLAVDWIDANGRQQKVAPAVLRNVLIGLGHPASTAQEIDASLLELQEVQQDRHLPPLLTCDVGVALDLSRYFSPETPCEIHLEDGSQMNLKLDNEAMLPGLIPVGYQQVHIADQYFTLAVAPERCFSVADAVDSPIPRAWGLSAQLYSLRRPGDGGFGDTQALEELVRVAGERGADALAISPMHAMFSADNGRYSPYSPSSRLFLNSLYAAPGSILGERALRDAIDASGLAAQFEQLENLKLIDWPTAAEAKQKLLQALYDGFVAGEHPLHADFASFRHAGGEALENHCRFEAIQEMRAARGESLDWREWPEHWHDPRGAALGAFAEEYAERIGYFAFCQWLIHRCLERAQTAARSAGMGIGLIADLAVGADGAGSQAWSFQDELLASLTVGAPPDILNRSGQGWGISAFSPEGLIRNGFRAFIDMLRANFAHAGGLRIDHVMGLQRLWVIPNGAAPADGAYLYYPFDDMLRLLTLESHRHQAIVLGEDLGTVPEGLREKLAARSILGMRVLLFEQDNTRFKPILDWPDDALATTSTHDLPTLNGWWHGRDIDWNARLGLVDANGEIDWRRHREREREGLRDALRQDPQNFREESHEADQVVDASVRFLGHTRAPLVLLPLEDALGIDEQPNLPGTTDSHPNWSRRLPGPSEALLDGPDAARRLELLACARLQASERDQ; from the coding sequence ATGAGCGATGCGCAACTGGAAATACTCGCCAGTCGAGCCGGCCTTGCCGTCGACTGGATCGACGCCAACGGGCGTCAGCAAAAAGTCGCTCCTGCTGTGTTGCGCAATGTCCTGATCGGACTCGGCCACCCCGCCAGCACCGCGCAGGAAATCGATGCCAGCCTGCTGGAATTGCAAGAAGTCCAGCAAGACCGCCATTTGCCACCCCTGCTGACTTGCGACGTGGGCGTTGCCCTCGACCTGAGTCGCTATTTCTCACCGGAAACCCCCTGCGAAATCCATCTTGAAGACGGCTCGCAGATGAACCTGAAGCTGGACAACGAAGCCATGTTGCCCGGCTTGATTCCGGTCGGTTACCAGCAAGTGCATATCGCCGATCAGTATTTCACGCTCGCCGTGGCGCCTGAACGCTGCTTCAGCGTCGCCGATGCGGTCGATAGCCCGATCCCGCGCGCCTGGGGTCTGAGCGCCCAGTTGTATTCGCTGCGCCGTCCGGGTGACGGTGGTTTTGGAGACACCCAGGCGCTGGAGGAACTGGTTCGTGTAGCGGGTGAGCGCGGCGCTGATGCGCTGGCGATCAGTCCGATGCACGCGATGTTCAGCGCAGACAATGGCCGCTACAGCCCTTATTCGCCGTCCAGTCGTTTGTTTCTAAATTCACTGTATGCCGCGCCGGGGAGCATTCTCGGCGAACGCGCGTTGCGTGATGCAATTGATGCCAGTGGCCTGGCCGCGCAGTTCGAGCAGCTGGAAAATCTCAAGCTGATCGACTGGCCGACCGCTGCCGAAGCAAAGCAGAAGCTGCTGCAAGCCTTATATGACGGTTTTGTCGCTGGTGAGCATCCGTTGCACGCCGACTTCGCCAGTTTTCGTCACGCCGGTGGCGAAGCGCTGGAGAACCATTGCCGCTTTGAAGCGATTCAGGAAATGCGCGCCGCCCGTGGCGAAAGTCTCGACTGGCGCGAATGGCCGGAACACTGGCACGACCCGCGCGGTGCGGCGCTGGGCGCGTTTGCCGAGGAATATGCCGAGCGCATCGGTTATTTCGCCTTCTGCCAATGGCTGATCCATCGCTGCCTCGAACGCGCGCAAACTGCCGCGCGCAGTGCCGGCATGGGCATTGGCCTGATCGCCGACCTCGCCGTCGGTGCTGATGGCGCTGGCAGCCAGGCCTGGAGTTTTCAGGACGAATTGCTCGCCTCGCTGACCGTAGGCGCGCCGCCGGACATCCTCAATCGCAGCGGCCAGGGTTGGGGCATTTCCGCGTTCTCGCCGGAAGGGCTGATCCGCAACGGTTTCCGCGCCTTCATCGACATGCTGCGCGCCAACTTCGCCCACGCCGGAGGCTTGCGCATCGACCATGTCATGGGCCTGCAACGCCTGTGGGTGATTCCCAACGGCGCCGCCCCGGCCGATGGCGCCTATCTGTATTACCCGTTCGACGACATGCTGCGCCTGCTGACCCTGGAATCCCATCGGCATCAGGCCATCGTGCTCGGCGAAGACCTCGGCACCGTGCCGGAAGGCCTGCGGGAAAAACTTGCCGCGCGGTCAATCCTGGGCATGCGCGTGCTGTTGTTCGAACAGGACAACACCCGTTTCAAACCGATTCTCGACTGGCCGGATGATGCCTTGGCGACCACCAGCACCCATGACCTGCCGACACTCAACGGTTGGTGGCATGGTCGTGACATCGACTGGAATGCACGCCTCGGTCTGGTCGATGCCAATGGCGAAATCGACTGGCGCCGGCATCGCGAGCGTGAACGCGAAGGCCTGCGCGATGCGCTGCGCCAGGATCCGCAGAACTTCCGCGAAGAGTCCCACGAAGCCGATCAAGTGGTCGATGCCAGTGTGCGTTTCCTCGGCCACACCCGCGCGCCGCTGGTCCTGCTGCCGCTGGAAGATGCCTTGGGTATCGATGAACAGCCGAATCTGCCTGGCACCACCGATTCACATCCGAACTGGTCGCGACGTTTGCCCGGTCCCAGCGAAGCGTTGCTGGACGGCCCCGATGCCGCCCGCCGCCTGGAACTGCTGGCCTGCGCGCGCCTTCAAGCCTCTGAGCGTGACCAATGA
- a CDS encoding D-2-hydroxyacid dehydrogenase family protein, protein MTVQIAVIDDWQDVARDVVDWSVLESIGEVTFVHDYPADNATLAERLGQYEVICVMRERTRFDADLLGRLPNLKLLVTGGMRNAALDMPAAAALGIKVCGTDSYKHAAPELTWALIMAATRDLVKEANALRAGQWQQGLGGDLHGKTLGILGLGSIGQRVAQFGQVFGMRVIAWSENLTAERAEQVGVTYVSKQQLFEQAHVLSVHLVLSERSRGLVDAQALEWMKPSALLVNTARGPIVDEAALIKALQKRRIAGAALDVFEQEPLPALHPFRTLDNVLATPHVGYVSRQNYEQFFRQMIEDIQGWATGEPVRLLN, encoded by the coding sequence ATGACGGTGCAGATTGCAGTGATCGATGACTGGCAGGACGTGGCACGCGACGTGGTCGACTGGTCCGTGCTGGAGAGCATCGGTGAAGTGACCTTTGTGCATGATTACCCGGCCGACAACGCGACACTGGCCGAGCGCCTCGGCCAGTACGAGGTGATCTGCGTCATGCGCGAACGCACGCGTTTCGACGCCGACTTGCTCGGACGCTTGCCCAATCTGAAGTTGCTGGTCACCGGCGGCATGCGCAATGCGGCGCTGGACATGCCGGCCGCTGCAGCGCTGGGCATCAAGGTCTGCGGCACCGACAGTTACAAACATGCCGCACCGGAACTGACCTGGGCGCTGATCATGGCGGCCACCCGTGATCTGGTGAAGGAAGCCAATGCCTTGCGCGCCGGCCAGTGGCAACAGGGCCTCGGCGGCGATCTGCATGGCAAGACCCTGGGAATCCTGGGTTTGGGCAGCATCGGCCAGCGGGTCGCGCAGTTCGGCCAGGTGTTCGGCATGCGCGTGATCGCCTGGAGCGAGAACCTCACCGCCGAACGCGCGGAACAGGTCGGCGTGACGTACGTCAGCAAGCAGCAACTGTTCGAGCAGGCCCACGTGCTGTCGGTGCATCTGGTGCTCAGTGAACGCAGTCGCGGTCTGGTTGATGCCCAAGCGCTGGAGTGGATGAAACCGAGCGCGCTTTTGGTCAACACTGCTCGCGGGCCGATCGTCGATGAAGCGGCGTTGATCAAGGCGCTACAGAAACGGCGCATTGCCGGGGCAGCGCTGGACGTGTTCGAGCAAGAGCCTTTGCCGGCCCTGCACCCGTTTCGCACGCTGGACAATGTCCTCGCCACGCCGCATGTGGGCTATGTCAGTCGGCAGAATTACGAGCAGTTCTTCCGGCAGATGATCGAGGATATTCAGGGTTGGGCAACTGGGGAGCCGGTGCGTCTGTTGAATTGA
- the treZ gene encoding malto-oligosyltrehalose trehalohydrolase, with product MPSRTQETWPHGAIMLDAEHTQFALWAPDAFYVSVELEDGKSLPMLPQGDGWFVIKANCPAGSRYRYCIDGELEVPDPASRAQDGDLDRHSVVVDPHAYQWRHTTWNGRPWSEAVIYELHVGALGGFAEVEQHLARLVALGITAIELMPLAQFPGDRNWGYDGVLPYAPQASYGTPEQLKHLIDTAHGHGLAVILDVVYNHFGPDGNYLHRYAKGFFREDKHTPWGAAIDFRRPEVREFFIENALMWLLEYRFDGLRLDAVHAIEDPDFLSDLARRIRQQIDPTRHVWLTVENELNQSSLLETDYDAQWNDDGHNALHVLLTGETDAYYADYAAQPTEQLVRCLSQGFVFQGHITRHGEPRGEPSEHLPSTAFVLFLQNHDQIGNRAFGERLHQLADPRAVQAATVLLLLSPMIPLMFMGDEFAAEQPFLFFTSHHGELAELVREGRRNEFAAFSAFTDPHKREQIPDPNAESTFHASQPRLSGSGTPLQQQTQELYRQLLKLRHQYIIPNLSGTQALGAQMLGHGAVSARWRLGNGSELRIDLNLSDTPVVNPAQTDTDWLFQQPAAVELSDPNQLPAYTALVSLTAAPVMHPLDGERL from the coding sequence ATGCCGTCAAGGACCCAAGAAACCTGGCCCCACGGCGCGATCATGCTGGATGCCGAGCACACGCAGTTTGCGTTGTGGGCGCCTGACGCGTTCTACGTCAGTGTGGAACTGGAAGATGGAAAATCGTTGCCCATGCTGCCTCAGGGCGACGGTTGGTTTGTAATCAAGGCCAATTGCCCGGCGGGCAGTCGCTACCGTTATTGCATCGATGGCGAACTGGAGGTGCCGGACCCGGCCTCCAGGGCACAGGATGGCGACCTCGACCGCCACAGTGTGGTGGTCGATCCCCATGCCTACCAATGGCGGCACACGACCTGGAATGGTCGGCCGTGGAGTGAAGCGGTGATTTACGAGCTGCACGTCGGTGCGCTCGGTGGTTTTGCCGAAGTCGAACAGCATCTGGCGCGGCTGGTGGCGCTGGGCATCACCGCCATCGAACTGATGCCGCTGGCGCAATTCCCCGGTGATCGCAACTGGGGCTATGACGGCGTACTGCCCTATGCACCGCAAGCCTCCTACGGCACACCGGAACAACTCAAACACCTGATCGACACCGCCCACGGCCATGGCCTGGCGGTGATTCTTGACGTCGTCTACAACCACTTCGGTCCCGACGGCAACTATCTGCATCGTTACGCCAAAGGCTTTTTCCGCGAGGACAAGCACACGCCCTGGGGCGCGGCGATCGATTTCCGCCGTCCGGAAGTGCGCGAGTTCTTCATTGAAAACGCGCTGATGTGGCTGCTCGAATACCGTTTCGACGGTTTGCGCCTGGACGCGGTGCACGCAATTGAAGATCCCGACTTCCTCAGCGATCTGGCCCGACGCATTCGCCAGCAGATCGACCCGACCCGGCACGTCTGGCTGACCGTCGAAAACGAGCTGAACCAGTCGAGCCTGCTTGAGACCGACTACGACGCGCAGTGGAACGATGACGGCCATAACGCTTTGCACGTGCTGCTGACCGGCGAAACCGACGCCTATTACGCCGACTACGCCGCGCAACCCACCGAGCAATTGGTGCGCTGCCTGAGTCAGGGCTTTGTTTTCCAAGGCCACATCACTCGTCATGGCGAACCCCGTGGCGAGCCGAGCGAACATCTGCCCTCCACCGCTTTCGTGCTGTTTCTGCAGAACCATGACCAGATCGGCAACCGCGCCTTTGGCGAGCGCCTGCATCAGCTCGCCGACCCCCGTGCGGTACAAGCGGCGACAGTGTTGTTGCTGCTGTCGCCGATGATTCCGCTGATGTTCATGGGCGATGAATTTGCCGCCGAGCAACCGTTCCTGTTTTTCACCAGCCATCACGGTGAACTGGCGGAACTGGTGCGTGAAGGTCGGCGCAACGAGTTCGCCGCATTCAGTGCCTTTACCGATCCGCACAAGCGCGAACAGATCCCCGATCCGAATGCCGAAAGCACCTTCCACGCTTCGCAGCCGCGATTATCCGGCAGCGGCACGCCATTGCAACAGCAGACCCAAGAGCTGTATCGGCAACTGCTCAAGTTGCGGCACCAATACATCATTCCCAACCTCTCCGGGACCCAGGCTCTGGGCGCGCAGATGCTCGGCCATGGCGCGGTCAGCGCACGCTGGCGGCTGGGCAACGGTAGTGAGCTGCGAATTGACCTGAACCTCAGTGACACGCCAGTGGTCAACCCTGCACAGACTGATACCGACTGGTTGTTTCAACAGCCAGCCGCAGTCGAACTGTCGGACCCGAACCAACTGCCGGCGTACACCGCGCTTGTCAGCCTCACGGCCGCACCCGTTATGCACCCCCTGGATGGAGAGCGCCTATGA